In one Desulfoferula mesophila genomic region, the following are encoded:
- the nuoL gene encoding NADH-quinone oxidoreductase subunit L, whose amino-acid sequence MRALILIMLLAPLSGALLNALAGRALSRKGVSLAACAAVLVSLGAAVAALALRGAAAHDLTLFAWIKLCPLHAAMDVHYDSLAALMALMVTFVATIIHLYSASFMRDDPGLVRYFVYLNLFVFAMLVVTLSNSLVFMYLGWEGVGFCSYALIGFWYGEAANASAGRKAFLFTRLGDIAFGVLLALCLAWLGELSITGINAQAATLGSGAALVLGLLLFWAAAGKSAQLPLSVWLPDAMAGPSPVSALIHAATMVTAGVYLLMRLFPVLAASPPVLWLIAGVGALTALWAALAALAQRDIKRVLAYSTISQVGYMFLAVGASDIVAGMFHLLSHAFFKSLLFLAAGCVIKALNEEHNIFKMGNLRRLMPGVATLFLIGALCLSAFPLLGGYFSKDRILLAAFVAPGLSYKLFWAAGFLAALLTPLYTFRLYFIAFGARDGGPSADQVGKLPRLLTWVLWPLAALALFDGLLNVPLGPGKHWLARFMASVPGARLEVPAASSVEVGMALASATGVLASLALAYWLYRRVQAEPPATPWREALFNAFYLDRLYQIALVRPYRATAEFLWKQFDDGGLDLGFMTLGQGLSIFSRGMAAWSSGRLSLYLLMMLVALVSVLGILAWTWFAW is encoded by the coding sequence ATGCGGGCGCTGATTCTCATAATGCTTCTGGCGCCGCTTAGCGGCGCGCTGCTCAACGCCCTGGCCGGCAGGGCGCTCTCCCGCAAGGGGGTGAGCCTGGCCGCCTGCGCGGCGGTGCTGGTCTCCCTGGGCGCGGCGGTGGCCGCCCTGGCGCTGCGCGGCGCGGCGGCGCACGACCTGACGCTGTTCGCCTGGATCAAGCTCTGCCCGCTCCACGCCGCCATGGACGTGCACTACGATTCCCTGGCCGCCCTCATGGCCCTGATGGTCACCTTCGTGGCCACCATCATCCACCTCTACTCCGCCAGCTTCATGCGCGACGACCCGGGCCTGGTGCGCTACTTCGTGTATCTGAACCTGTTCGTGTTCGCCATGCTGGTGGTCACTCTTTCCAACAGCCTGGTGTTCATGTACCTGGGCTGGGAGGGGGTGGGCTTTTGCTCCTACGCCCTCATCGGCTTCTGGTACGGTGAGGCGGCCAACGCCTCGGCCGGCCGCAAGGCCTTCCTTTTCACCCGGCTGGGCGACATCGCTTTCGGGGTGCTCCTGGCCCTGTGCCTGGCCTGGCTGGGAGAGCTGTCCATCACCGGGATAAACGCCCAGGCCGCCACCCTGGGCTCCGGCGCGGCTCTGGTCCTGGGCCTGCTGCTTTTCTGGGCGGCGGCCGGCAAATCGGCCCAACTGCCGCTAAGCGTGTGGCTGCCCGACGCCATGGCCGGGCCCTCGCCGGTGTCGGCCCTGATCCACGCCGCAACCATGGTCACCGCCGGCGTCTACCTGCTCATGCGCCTGTTCCCGGTGCTGGCCGCCTCGCCGCCGGTGCTGTGGCTCATCGCCGGGGTGGGGGCGCTCACCGCCCTGTGGGCCGCCCTGGCCGCCCTGGCCCAGCGCGACATCAAGCGGGTGCTGGCCTACTCCACCATCAGCCAGGTGGGTTACATGTTCCTGGCGGTGGGGGCCTCGGACATCGTGGCCGGCATGTTCCACCTGCTCTCCCACGCCTTTTTCAAGTCGCTGCTGTTCTTGGCCGCCGGGTGCGTTATCAAGGCCCTGAACGAGGAGCACAACATCTTCAAGATGGGCAACCTGCGCCGGTTGATGCCCGGCGTCGCGACCCTGTTCCTCATCGGCGCGCTGTGCCTCAGCGCCTTCCCCTTGCTGGGCGGCTACTTCTCCAAGGACCGCATCCTGCTGGCCGCCTTCGTGGCGCCGGGGCTGTCTTACAAGCTTTTTTGGGCCGCCGGGTTCTTGGCGGCCCTGCTCACCCCGCTCTACACCTTCCGCCTGTACTTCATCGCCTTTGGCGCGCGCGATGGCGGCCCCAGCGCCGACCAGGTGGGCAAGCTGCCGCGCCTGCTCACCTGGGTGCTGTGGCCCCTGGCCGCCCTGGCCCTGTTCGACGGGCTCTTGAACGTGCCCCTGGGGCCGGGCAAGCATTGGCTGGCCCGCTTCATGGCCTCGGTGCCCGGCGCGCGCCTGGAGGTGCCCGCCGCGAGTTCCGTCGAGGTGGGCATGGCCCTGGCCAGCGCCACCGGGGTGCTGGCCTCCCTGGCCCTGGCCTATTGGCTCTATCGCCGGGTGCAGGCAGAGCCGCCCGCGACCCCTTGGCGCGAAGCGCTGTTCAACGCCTTCTACCTGGATCGCCTGTACCAGATCGCCTTGGTACGGCCCTACCGGGCCACGGCGGAGTTCCTGTGGAAGCAGTTCGACGACGGCGGCCTGGACCTGGGCTTCATGACCCTGGGCCAGGGGCTAAGCATTTTCTCCCGGGGGATGGCCGCGTGGAGCAGCGGCCGTCTGTCGCTGTATTTGCTCATGATGTTGGTGGCCCTGGTTTCCGTGCTGGGAATCCTGGCCTGGACCTGGTTCGCCTGGTGA
- the nuoK gene encoding NADH-quinone oxidoreductase subunit NuoK: MIAPLGHVLALAALLFILGAACVVARRNLFMIIIGVEVMLNAAGLALVAGSLRWQNLDGQALVLFIFAIAAAEVSVGLALATYAWSRRGSLDPDDYRMLGN; encoded by the coding sequence ATGATCGCGCCCCTGGGACATGTGCTGGCCCTGGCCGCCCTGTTGTTCATCCTGGGCGCCGCCTGCGTGGTGGCCCGGCGCAATTTGTTCATGATCATCATCGGGGTGGAGGTGATGCTCAACGCCGCCGGGCTGGCCCTGGTGGCCGGCTCCCTGCGCTGGCAAAACCTGGACGGCCAGGCCCTGGTGCTGTTCATCTTCGCCATAGCGGCCGCCGAGGTTTCCGTGGGCCTGGCCCTGGCGACTTACGCCTGGTCCCGGCGGGGCAGTCTGGACCCGGACGATTACCGGATGCTGGGGAACTAG
- the nuoI gene encoding NADH-quinone oxidoreductase subunit NuoI has product MSDKRAPEQTGHVRRETTAGLRQAWGLVQGFAMTLRHVFRRPITFQYPEEKRTLPARTRARIVLTRDPDGQERCVACYLCSAACPVDCISMQSEERPDGRRWARWFRINFARCIFCGLCEEACPTLAIQLTPDFEMAEHGLLDLVAEKEDLLIDGGGKHPDYNFYRHAGVAVAGDKGEHIGEDEPVDVLSNHV; this is encoded by the coding sequence ATGAGCGATAAGCGCGCGCCAGAGCAGACGGGCCACGTCCGTCGGGAAACCACGGCGGGCCTGCGCCAGGCCTGGGGGCTGGTGCAGGGGTTCGCCATGACCCTGCGCCACGTTTTCCGCCGGCCCATCACCTTCCAGTACCCCGAGGAGAAGCGCACCCTGCCCGCGCGCACCCGGGCCCGCATCGTGCTAACCCGGGACCCGGACGGCCAGGAGCGATGCGTGGCCTGCTATCTGTGCTCCGCCGCCTGTCCGGTGGACTGCATCTCCATGCAAAGTGAGGAGCGCCCCGACGGGCGGCGCTGGGCCCGCTGGTTCAGGATCAACTTCGCCCGCTGCATCTTCTGCGGGCTGTGCGAGGAGGCCTGCCCCACCCTGGCCATCCAGCTCACCCCGGACTTCGAGATGGCCGAGCACGGCCTGCTCGATCTGGTGGCCGAAAAAGAGGATCTTTTGATCGATGGCGGGGGCAAGCATCCGGATTACAACTTCTACCGCCACGCCGGGGTGGCCGTGGCCGGTGACAAGGGCGAACACATCGGCGAAGACGAGCCGGTGGACGTCTTGAGCAATCATGTTTAG
- a CDS encoding complex I subunit 4 family protein produces the protein MFAVPLLSLLIFLPLGGGLLALACGARVRAARGTALVVSLVELGLTSGLLALAGSPQAGQGAWLLSESRAWLPALGIQYALGLDGVSLLLVLLTALLQVLCVLVSWRQIDERPGLYYLLLLLMQTGVNGLFLAQDLFLFYLFWELQLIPMFFLVGMWGHERRVFASFKLVLFTLAGSLMLLLGILGLYAAHGAQSGTYTFSLAALAAAPPAANIQGWLMAAMLIGFAVKVPLVPLHTWLPEAHTQAPTAGSVLLAGVLLKTGAYAIFRVALPVLPSAAALAAPVLVGLALAGVFYAAWIARAQRDLKRLVAYSSITHLGLVVLGLAAWNLMSVSGAVLQMINHGLSTSALFILAGLLQQRLDSRSLEDMGGLWTAMPRFSAFFLFFAMASLGLPGLNNFVGELLVLLGTYRAYPAAAVAGFVGLAVGVMYVLKMVQATIFGPAQPGPPPPDLNGREALILGVLAVAVLFIGLHPGPVLELIEGPVKALMSPGQQVALAIFQP, from the coding sequence GTGTTTGCCGTACCGCTACTCAGCCTGCTGATCTTCCTCCCTCTGGGGGGAGGACTCTTGGCGTTGGCCTGCGGCGCGCGCGTCAGGGCGGCCAGGGGAACGGCCCTGGTGGTCTCCCTGGTGGAGCTGGGCCTGACCTCGGGCCTGCTGGCCTTGGCCGGATCGCCCCAGGCGGGACAAGGCGCCTGGCTGTTGAGCGAAAGCCGGGCCTGGCTGCCCGCCCTGGGCATCCAATACGCCCTGGGCCTGGACGGGGTGAGCCTGCTGCTGGTATTGCTGACCGCCCTGTTGCAGGTGCTGTGCGTGCTGGTCTCTTGGCGGCAGATCGACGAGCGGCCCGGTCTGTACTATCTCCTGCTGCTGCTCATGCAGACCGGAGTGAACGGGCTGTTCCTGGCTCAGGACCTGTTCCTGTTCTACCTGTTCTGGGAGCTGCAGCTCATCCCCATGTTCTTCCTGGTGGGCATGTGGGGCCACGAGCGGCGGGTGTTCGCCTCCTTCAAGCTGGTGCTGTTCACCCTGGCGGGCAGCCTGATGCTGCTGCTGGGCATCCTGGGCCTCTACGCGGCCCACGGCGCCCAGAGCGGGACCTACACCTTCTCGCTGGCGGCTCTGGCCGCCGCGCCCCCGGCGGCCAATATCCAAGGTTGGCTCATGGCGGCCATGCTCATCGGCTTCGCGGTCAAGGTGCCCTTGGTGCCCCTGCACACCTGGCTGCCCGAGGCCCACACCCAGGCCCCCACCGCGGGCAGCGTGCTCCTGGCCGGGGTGCTCCTCAAAACCGGGGCCTACGCCATCTTCCGGGTGGCCCTGCCGGTGCTGCCTTCGGCCGCCGCCCTGGCCGCGCCGGTGCTGGTGGGCCTGGCCCTGGCGGGTGTCTTCTACGCCGCCTGGATCGCCAGGGCCCAGCGGGATCTGAAACGCCTGGTGGCCTACTCCAGCATCACCCACTTGGGGTTGGTGGTGCTGGGCCTGGCCGCCTGGAACCTGATGAGCGTCAGCGGCGCGGTGTTGCAGATGATCAACCATGGGCTGTCCACTTCCGCTTTGTTCATCCTGGCGGGCCTGCTGCAACAGCGCCTGGACTCCCGCAGCCTGGAGGACATGGGCGGCCTGTGGACGGCCATGCCCCGCTTCAGCGCCTTTTTCCTGTTTTTCGCCATGGCCTCTTTGGGCCTGCCGGGGCTCAACAATTTCGTGGGCGAGCTTTTGGTGTTGTTGGGCACCTACCGCGCCTACCCGGCGGCGGCGGTGGCCGGTTTCGTGGGCCTGGCGGTGGGGGTGATGTACGTGCTCAAGATGGTGCAGGCCACCATCTTCGGCCCCGCCCAACCGGGCCCGCCCCCCCCGGACCTGAACGGCAGGGAAGCGCTCATCTTGGGGGTGCTGGCCGTGGCGGTGCTGTTCATCGGGCTGCATCCCGGCCCGGTGCTGGAGTTGATCGAGGGGCCGGTTAAGGCCTTGATGAGCCCGGGCCAGCAAGTGGCCCTGGCGATTTTCCAACCGTGA
- a CDS encoding NADH-quinone oxidoreductase subunit N, translating to MLEGWPVIAPHAILALCGGLIFCLGAFWQRRPSGLLWWLALAASLAAGLAALGGPVSATYQGMLDVGLYGRLFTALIALVCLLALLLLKRYAALRGFAGEELYGLMLLAGLGMALTAGAAHWLIFFLGLELLSICLYILLAMRKGSSESTEAGLKYFILGAVASALVVFGIALIYAAGGSMLIAPSLAAASGTGHGALTLLGLGLVLTGLAFKLSLAPLHVWTPDVYQGAPAPITAFLAAGSKAAVMAVLVRLCALMPGNLWTYWVLALWGLAALTMLATNLSALREERVKRLLAYSSAAQMGYLLMALVGARYGGLVSALFFLCAYALMDLGVFGLVTVLSPHDGDLNRLDELRGLSRRHPWLAACLALCLLSLAGMPPTGGFVGKLFLFTSVLKAGYPVLALLGALAAAMAFYYYFKLVAVMYMGEPSGEPAPSGPKPAAGAAEALALAVIAVALLWLGVFPAWLHGLAGAAVATLGG from the coding sequence ATGCTTGAAGGTTGGCCGGTCATAGCGCCCCACGCCATCTTGGCCCTGTGCGGCGGGCTCATCTTCTGCCTGGGTGCCTTTTGGCAGAGGCGGCCCTCCGGTTTGCTTTGGTGGCTGGCCCTGGCCGCCAGCCTGGCCGCGGGCTTGGCCGCCCTGGGCGGGCCGGTTTCGGCCACCTACCAGGGCATGCTGGACGTGGGCCTCTACGGCCGCCTGTTCACCGCGCTCATCGCCCTGGTGTGCCTGCTGGCCTTGCTGCTTCTCAAGCGCTACGCCGCCCTGCGGGGCTTCGCGGGCGAGGAGCTATATGGCTTGATGCTCCTGGCCGGTCTGGGCATGGCGCTCACCGCCGGAGCGGCGCACTGGCTGATCTTTTTCCTGGGCCTGGAGCTGCTGTCCATCTGCTTGTACATCCTCTTGGCCATGCGCAAGGGCAGCAGCGAGTCCACCGAGGCCGGGCTCAAGTATTTCATCCTGGGCGCGGTGGCCTCCGCGCTGGTGGTCTTCGGCATAGCCCTGATCTACGCGGCCGGCGGTAGCATGCTGATCGCTCCCAGCCTGGCCGCCGCCAGTGGTACCGGGCACGGCGCCCTGACCCTGCTGGGCCTGGGTCTGGTCCTGACCGGCCTGGCCTTCAAGCTCTCCCTGGCACCACTGCACGTGTGGACCCCGGACGTGTACCAGGGGGCTCCCGCGCCCATCACCGCCTTTTTGGCGGCCGGGTCCAAGGCTGCGGTGATGGCGGTGCTGGTGCGCCTGTGCGCCCTGATGCCGGGCAACCTGTGGACCTATTGGGTGCTGGCCCTGTGGGGGCTGGCCGCCCTCACCATGCTGGCCACCAACCTGAGCGCCCTGCGCGAGGAGCGGGTCAAACGCCTGCTGGCCTATTCCAGCGCCGCCCAGATGGGCTATCTGCTCATGGCCCTGGTGGGGGCGCGCTACGGCGGCCTGGTCTCCGCCCTGTTCTTTCTGTGCGCCTACGCCCTGATGGACCTGGGCGTCTTCGGCCTGGTGACGGTGCTCTCGCCCCACGATGGCGACCTCAACCGCCTGGATGAGCTGCGCGGCCTGTCCCGCCGCCATCCCTGGCTGGCCGCCTGCCTGGCGCTGTGTCTGCTCTCCCTGGCCGGGATGCCCCCCACCGGCGGCTTCGTGGGCAAGTTGTTTTTATTCACCTCCGTGCTCAAGGCCGGTTATCCGGTCCTGGCCCTGCTGGGCGCGCTGGCCGCGGCGATGGCCTTTTACTATTACTTCAAGCTGGTGGCGGTGATGTATATGGGCGAGCCGTCCGGCGAACCGGCCCCGTCCGGGCCAAAACCAGCCGCCGGAGCGGCCGAGGCGCTGGCCCTGGCCGTTATTGCGGTTGCCCTGCTGTGGCTGGGGGTCTTCCCGGCCTGGTTGCACGGCCTGGCCGGCGCGGCGGTGGCCACCCTGGGCGGCTAA
- the nuoH gene encoding NADH-quinone oxidoreductase subunit NuoH, with amino-acid sequence MIPSWLIDVGLLVIKLAVSLVGLLMIAAYLVLAERKLLGRMQIRLGPNRAGWHGALQPIADVVKMITKEDARPRGADLFLYWFAPAVTALTAFLIAAVVPFGPALNIFGHRFEPMVLDLNVGVLYALAFSSIGVYGVSLGGWASNSKYSLLGAVRAAAQMISYELPLALSLVPAVMLAGSLRLTDIVEAQAGLPFILVQPVAFAIFLIAAFAEAKRIPFDLPEAENELMAGFHTEYSGMRFGLYFLGEYVNMIVLGSLVTVFFLGGWHGPLLPPMVWFLLKVFALVFVMIWSRGTLPRLRWDQLMGFCWKVLTPLALVNIVVTAGIMVLLS; translated from the coding sequence ATGATTCCCTCCTGGCTGATCGACGTGGGCCTGCTGGTCATCAAGCTGGCCGTCTCCCTGGTGGGACTGTTGATGATCGCGGCCTATCTGGTGCTGGCCGAGCGCAAGCTGCTGGGCCGCATGCAGATACGCCTGGGGCCCAACCGGGCGGGCTGGCACGGCGCGCTGCAACCCATCGCCGACGTCGTCAAGATGATCACCAAAGAGGACGCGCGGCCGCGAGGGGCTGATCTTTTCCTGTACTGGTTCGCCCCGGCCGTCACCGCCCTCACCGCCTTCCTGATCGCGGCGGTGGTGCCGTTCGGCCCGGCGCTCAACATCTTCGGCCATCGTTTCGAGCCCATGGTGCTGGACCTCAACGTGGGGGTGCTCTACGCCCTGGCCTTTTCCTCCATCGGGGTGTACGGGGTGTCCCTGGGCGGCTGGGCCAGCAACTCCAAGTACAGCCTGCTGGGCGCGGTGAGGGCGGCGGCCCAGATGATCTCCTACGAGCTTCCCCTGGCCCTTTCCCTGGTGCCCGCGGTGATGCTGGCCGGCTCCCTGCGGCTCACCGACATCGTCGAGGCCCAGGCCGGGTTGCCCTTTATCCTGGTGCAACCGGTGGCCTTCGCCATTTTCCTAATCGCCGCCTTTGCCGAGGCCAAGCGCATCCCCTTCGACCTGCCCGAGGCCGAGAACGAGCTCATGGCCGGTTTTCACACCGAGTACAGCGGCATGCGCTTCGGCCTTTATTTCCTGGGCGAATACGTGAACATGATCGTGCTGGGCTCGCTGGTCACGGTGTTCTTCCTGGGGGGCTGGCACGGGCCCCTGCTGCCGCCGATGGTGTGGTTTTTGCTCAAGGTCTTCGCCCTGGTGTTCGTGATGATCTGGTCGCGGGGAACCCTGCCCCGCCTGCGCTGGGACCAACTGATGGGCTTCTGCTGGAAGGTGCTCACCCCCCTGGCCCTGGTGAACATCGTGGTCACCGCCGGAATCATGGTGCTGTTGTCATGA
- the cydB gene encoding cytochrome d ubiquinol oxidase subunit II: MSALHSDLALVWYLLLALVLLLVLLLDGLDLGVGVLTLFVNQEEQRGTMLASVSTIWHANQTWLVVLGALLFGAFPVVYGLALSTLYLPVALMLLGFILRGVSAEYYDQADNQRLWGLAFGLGSLSATVALGLGLGALLAGLPLDGGRVSGGSWAWLSPFSVAATLGLLGSFVLSGAAWLVLKTGGPVREKALRAVRASAFFLLIAAPALIIWSCGMHPFLTAKWLAWPGLLVSSLPLALAGVCFAGLVVSLARGWDPGCFWLALLTNLLLLAALAGSIYPVVVPPGLTIFQAAAADINLEFMLVGVGIMLPLMLAYNAYQYWVFRGKVDQG, translated from the coding sequence ATGAGCGCGCTGCATTCTGACCTGGCCCTGGTGTGGTACCTGCTGCTGGCCTTGGTCCTGCTGCTGGTGCTGCTGTTGGACGGCCTGGACCTGGGGGTGGGCGTCCTGACACTATTCGTTAACCAGGAGGAACAGCGCGGAACCATGTTGGCCAGCGTGTCCACCATCTGGCATGCCAACCAGACCTGGCTGGTGGTGCTGGGCGCGCTGTTGTTCGGGGCCTTCCCCGTGGTCTATGGGCTGGCCCTTTCCACCCTGTACCTTCCCGTGGCCTTGATGCTCTTGGGCTTCATCTTGCGCGGGGTGTCCGCGGAATACTACGACCAGGCCGACAACCAACGGTTGTGGGGCCTGGCCTTCGGCCTGGGCAGCCTGTCGGCCACGGTGGCCCTGGGTCTGGGCTTGGGCGCCCTGCTGGCCGGGTTGCCCCTGGACGGTGGGCGCGTGAGCGGCGGTTCCTGGGCCTGGCTGAGCCCCTTCAGCGTCGCGGCCACCTTGGGGCTATTGGGCTCCTTCGTGCTATCCGGGGCTGCTTGGCTGGTGCTCAAGACCGGCGGCCCAGTGCGGGAAAAGGCCTTGCGCGCGGTGCGGGCCAGCGCCTTTTTTCTGCTCATCGCCGCCCCGGCCCTGATCATCTGGTCCTGCGGTATGCATCCCTTCCTCACCGCCAAGTGGCTGGCCTGGCCCGGCCTGTTGGTCAGCTCCCTGCCTCTGGCCCTGGCGGGGGTGTGCTTCGCGGGCCTGGTGGTCAGCCTGGCCCGGGGCTGGGATCCGGGCTGCTTCTGGCTGGCCCTGCTCACCAACCTGCTGCTTCTGGCCGCCCTGGCCGGCAGCATCTACCCCGTGGTGGTCCCGCCGGGACTCACCATATTCCAGGCCGCCGCCGCGGACATCAACTTGGAGTTCATGCTGGTGGGGGTGGGGATCATGCTGCCCCTGATGCTGGCCTACAACGCCTATCAGTATTGGGTGTTCCGGGGAAAGGTGGACCAGGGCTGA
- a CDS encoding cytochrome ubiquinol oxidase subunit I has translation MDLVFDATFLSRLQFALTTMFHILWPLLSIGLSIFLVVLEVLWMRSKNPVYYHHFRFWSLLFLLNFAVGVVSGIPLEFQFGANWERFSVATGGFFGSILGFEATMAFMLEAAFLYLMLFGWKRLPPKAHLFATCMVALGASLSAFWIMVANSWMQTPAGGYFADGKFVTTDYWRAIFNPDLPWGFSHMWVACLETSLFVIGGVSAYYLLRGRHQEFFLKSFKLALLAAVFIAPFQVWLGDGSGRAVAEYQPTKLGAIESTWETNPPGEGAPWHALAWPEPELQRNAWSIDIPYGLSLLITRSFTGQVKGLKEFPRQDQPPVIIPYFAFRVMLGAGFGLVLLMLWTLWAWRKGRLKLSRVAGQKWLLRAWLLAIPAAYAAVETGWIIREVGRQPWVIFGHLRTMNASSLLPASHVAATLAMYLLIYGALLGVFLFFAWRVIKKGPDLSLTPPYYQADGEGKP, from the coding sequence ATGGACCTTGTCTTTGACGCCACCTTCTTATCGCGCCTGCAGTTCGCCCTGACCACCATGTTCCACATCCTCTGGCCGCTGTTGTCCATTGGCCTGAGCATCTTTTTGGTGGTGCTGGAAGTGCTGTGGATGCGCAGCAAAAATCCCGTCTACTACCACCACTTCCGTTTTTGGAGCCTGCTGTTTCTCCTGAACTTCGCGGTGGGCGTGGTCAGCGGCATTCCCCTGGAGTTTCAGTTCGGGGCCAACTGGGAGCGCTTTTCCGTGGCCACGGGCGGCTTTTTCGGCTCCATCCTCGGCTTCGAGGCCACCATGGCCTTCATGCTGGAGGCGGCCTTCCTCTATCTCATGCTTTTCGGCTGGAAGCGTCTCCCCCCCAAGGCGCATCTGTTCGCCACCTGCATGGTGGCCCTGGGCGCCTCTCTTTCCGCCTTTTGGATCATGGTGGCCAACTCCTGGATGCAGACCCCGGCCGGGGGCTATTTCGCGGACGGCAAGTTCGTGACCACCGACTATTGGCGGGCCATCTTCAACCCGGACCTGCCGTGGGGATTCAGCCACATGTGGGTGGCCTGCCTGGAGACCAGCCTTTTCGTGATTGGCGGGGTCAGCGCCTATTACCTGCTGCGCGGCCGGCACCAGGAGTTTTTCCTCAAGAGCTTCAAGCTGGCCCTGCTCGCGGCAGTGTTCATCGCCCCCTTCCAGGTATGGCTGGGGGACGGCTCGGGCCGCGCGGTGGCTGAATATCAGCCCACCAAGCTGGGGGCCATCGAGTCCACCTGGGAGACCAACCCGCCCGGTGAGGGAGCGCCCTGGCACGCCCTGGCCTGGCCCGAGCCCGAGCTGCAACGCAACGCCTGGTCCATCGACATCCCCTACGGCCTGAGCCTGCTCATAACCCGCAGCTTCACCGGACAGGTAAAGGGGCTCAAGGAATTCCCCCGCCAGGACCAGCCGCCGGTGATCATCCCTTACTTCGCCTTCCGGGTGATGCTGGGAGCGGGCTTCGGCCTGGTCTTGCTCATGTTGTGGACCTTGTGGGCCTGGCGCAAGGGGCGTCTGAAGCTGTCCCGGGTGGCCGGCCAAAAGTGGCTGCTGCGGGCCTGGCTCCTGGCCATACCCGCCGCCTACGCGGCGGTGGAGACCGGCTGGATCATCCGCGAGGTGGGCCGCCAACCCTGGGTGATTTTCGGCCATCTGCGCACCATGAACGCCTCCAGCCTGCTGCCCGCCAGCCATGTGGCCGCCACCCTGGCCATGTATCTGCTCATCTACGGCGCGTTGCTGGGCGTATTTTTGTTTTTCGCCTGGCGGGTGATAAAAAAGGGGCCGGATCTCAGCCTGACGCCTCCCTACTACCAAGCCGATGGGGAGGGCAAGCCATGA
- a CDS encoding NADH-quinone oxidoreductase subunit J family protein: protein MSIPGAIFYVLALLVLVATLLAVISRNLMHAVVHLVISFVGTAMLLYLLGAPLLAALEVIIYAGAIMVLFVFIVVTLAVPVSGGERWRYVRQWIPAALLGLALLIIMAALIASDPVSGQGLKLASVSPRAFGGFIFEKYWLAVEIVSLLLFVALVGALYLGRHAFRSKKGGIS from the coding sequence ATGAGCATACCGGGCGCCATATTTTACGTTCTGGCCTTGCTGGTGCTGGTCGCCACCCTGCTGGCCGTGATCAGCCGCAATCTCATGCACGCGGTGGTGCATCTGGTCATCTCCTTCGTGGGCACCGCCATGCTGCTGTATCTGCTGGGCGCCCCCCTGCTGGCGGCCTTGGAGGTGATCATCTACGCCGGGGCCATCATGGTGCTGTTCGTCTTCATCGTGGTCACCCTGGCGGTTCCGGTAAGCGGCGGCGAGCGCTGGCGCTACGTGCGCCAATGGATACCGGCGGCCCTCCTGGGGCTGGCGCTGCTTATCATCATGGCCGCCCTCATCGCCAGCGACCCGGTGAGCGGCCAGGGGCTCAAGCTGGCCTCGGTGTCGCCCCGGGCCTTCGGAGGATTCATTTTCGAGAAATATTGGCTGGCGGTGGAAATCGTTTCGCTGCTGCTGTTCGTGGCCCTGGTGGGGGCGCTCTATCTGGGCCGCCACGCCTTTAGGAGCAAAAAGGGGGGCATATCATGA